Proteins encoded by one window of Vampirovibrionales bacterium:
- the ric gene encoding iron-sulfur cluster repair di-iron protein, whose protein sequence is MTVLSSDMTLGALAAHRPELTAFFDAQGLDYCCGGAQPLSQACAQKGLDAQAIWAQIREWPAAPLLSADTPALGASLSLWADHIVETHHAYLNRTLPQLSALLDKTRRAHGERHGELIDLQRTFEALRADLEAHLAKEETVLFPYCKALDTAQTLPAFHCGSIENPIRVMREEHDLAGDFLRQMRALSDDYTPPADACATYRAAFALLAELERDLHTHIHKENNILFPRAAERAQSLASGA, encoded by the coding sequence ATGACCGTTTTATCGTCTGACATGACCCTCGGCGCGCTGGCTGCGCATCGCCCGGAACTGACCGCCTTCTTCGACGCCCAGGGACTCGATTACTGCTGCGGCGGCGCGCAGCCCCTGTCGCAGGCCTGCGCGCAAAAAGGCCTGGATGCCCAAGCCATCTGGGCGCAGATTCGCGAATGGCCTGCGGCGCCCTTGCTTTCGGCAGACACGCCTGCTCTGGGCGCCTCGCTGTCGCTGTGGGCAGATCACATTGTCGAGACGCATCACGCGTACCTCAACCGGACGTTGCCGCAACTCAGCGCCTTGCTGGACAAAACGCGGCGCGCCCATGGCGAGCGTCATGGCGAGCTGATCGACCTGCAGCGGACGTTTGAAGCCCTGCGCGCGGATCTTGAGGCCCATCTGGCTAAAGAAGAAACCGTGCTGTTTCCGTATTGCAAGGCGCTGGATACGGCGCAGACGCTGCCCGCCTTTCATTGCGGTTCGATTGAGAATCCCATTCGGGTCATGCGCGAAGAGCACGATCTCGCGGGCGATTTTCTGCGCCAGATGCGCGCGCTCAGCGACGACTACACGCCGCCCGCCGACGCCTGCGCCACGTATCGCGCCGCCTTTGCGCTGCTGGCCGAACTAGAGCGCGACTTGCATACGCATATTCACAAAGAGAACAACATTCTCTTCCCCCGCGCCGCCGAGCGCGCCCAATCGCTGGCAAGCGGGGCCTGA
- the ispH gene encoding 4-hydroxy-3-methylbut-2-enyl diphosphate reductase translates to MRSSAPFTTSQETRRPKTVLLAEHYGFCHGVKKAVDKTIACAKDAKRPVYVLGQLIHNSQVIEKLSEEGIQTITSLDEAPPGSLCVVRTHGAPPQLAADAQARGIDMADATCPDVRLVQNKAIELAREGYTVVVVGKADHPEVIGITAHAQEIPGARIVSAHRAEDIAEKLAGLPCRRIGVVSQTTQMEDAFFDMIRELAKIAKELKVFNTICPATFYRQSAALDLAAQVDLMVVVGGKNSSNTTHLAEICRAQGAETIHIEVYEELAGSDALARAQTVGVTAGASTPEWLVQEVIEYIQAL, encoded by the coding sequence ATGAGAAGTTCCGCCCCTTTTACAACGTCGCAAGAGACCAGGCGCCCCAAGACGGTGCTGCTGGCCGAGCATTACGGCTTTTGCCATGGGGTTAAGAAGGCGGTCGACAAGACCATCGCCTGCGCGAAAGACGCCAAACGTCCGGTGTACGTGCTGGGGCAGTTGATTCATAACAGCCAGGTGATTGAAAAGCTTTCTGAGGAAGGCATTCAAACCATTACGTCGCTGGATGAAGCGCCGCCCGGCAGTCTGTGCGTTGTTCGCACCCATGGCGCGCCGCCGCAACTGGCGGCGGATGCGCAGGCGCGCGGTATCGACATGGCTGACGCCACCTGCCCTGACGTGCGGCTGGTCCAGAACAAGGCCATTGAACTGGCCCGGGAAGGCTATACCGTCGTCGTCGTGGGTAAGGCGGACCACCCGGAAGTCATTGGCATCACCGCGCATGCGCAGGAAATTCCCGGCGCGCGCATTGTATCGGCTCATCGCGCGGAAGATATCGCCGAAAAACTGGCAGGGCTGCCATGTCGGCGCATCGGCGTGGTGTCGCAAACCACCCAGATGGAAGACGCCTTTTTTGACATGATTCGCGAGCTGGCGAAAATCGCCAAAGAGTTAAAAGTATTTAATACCATTTGCCCGGCCACGTTTTACCGGCAAAGCGCCGCGCTGGATCTGGCCGCGCAAGTGGATCTGATGGTCGTGGTCGGCGGTAAAAACAGCTCCAACACCACGCATCTGGCGGAAATCTGTCGCGCGCAAGGGGCTGAGACCATTCACATTGAGGTATATGAAGAGCTGGCGGGAAGCGACGCGCTGGCCCGCGCGCAAACCGTGGGCGTGACCGCAGGGGCCTCTACGCCGGAATGGCTGGTGCAGGAAGTCATTGAATACATTCAGGCTTTGTAG
- a CDS encoding 30S ribosomal protein S1, whose product MVSTTERDYSLSQRDASLRQDFESLLERSFQSALKPGAIAVGEILRVEKDGLLIDIGGKSEGFVSIKEIHGCRTADDLRATFAPGQIHEFYIVGEHDNDATYYQLSLRRVAAFKNWDQLKELKEANATVDVIVAGSTKGGILVNVFDLKGFIPASQIRVAKTLNELVGESLPAKILEVDKAKNKLILSNRAAVFEAKAAMRAETLSRLHEGDLVSGEIVKVTDFGVFVDINGIDGLLPLSEISWRRINHPSEALELGQRLDVMVLTVDLVLQRISLTRKRLEADPWRTVDDHFHVNQELEGRITKTLGSGVLVELMPGIEAYCAFSGAGSKFFRLQETCGFRIISINAPDRRLTLEYRYDAAPPPEEASEDAAQNRDRELVAV is encoded by the coding sequence GTGGTATCGACGACTGAACGAGATTATTCCCTCAGCCAGCGCGACGCATCGCTGCGGCAGGATTTTGAATCGCTCCTGGAAAGAAGTTTTCAGAGCGCGCTGAAGCCCGGCGCCATCGCTGTCGGCGAGATCCTGCGCGTTGAAAAAGACGGTCTGCTGATCGATATCGGCGGCAAGTCAGAAGGGTTCGTCTCCATTAAGGAAATCCACGGTTGCCGGACGGCGGACGATCTGCGCGCGACCTTTGCGCCTGGTCAAATCCATGAGTTTTACATCGTCGGCGAACATGACAACGACGCGACTTATTATCAGCTTTCGTTGCGTCGGGTGGCGGCTTTCAAGAACTGGGATCAACTCAAGGAGCTGAAAGAGGCCAACGCCACGGTGGACGTAATCGTCGCCGGGTCGACCAAAGGCGGCATTCTGGTGAATGTCTTTGATCTGAAAGGCTTTATTCCGGCCAGTCAGATTCGCGTGGCCAAAACGCTCAACGAGCTGGTAGGCGAAAGCCTTCCCGCCAAGATTCTGGAAGTCGACAAGGCCAAGAACAAGCTCATTCTGAGCAATCGCGCCGCCGTGTTTGAAGCCAAGGCGGCCATGCGCGCCGAAACCCTGAGCCGCCTGCACGAAGGCGACCTCGTGTCGGGAGAAATCGTCAAAGTCACAGATTTCGGCGTTTTTGTCGACATCAACGGCATCGACGGCTTGCTGCCGCTGTCTGAGATCTCGTGGCGACGTATCAATCACCCGTCAGAAGCGCTGGAATTGGGTCAGCGTCTCGACGTCATGGTGTTGACCGTGGATCTGGTCCTGCAACGCATCAGCCTGACGCGCAAGCGGCTGGAAGCCGATCCGTGGCGCACGGTGGACGATCACTTCCACGTCAATCAGGAACTGGAAGGCCGCATCACCAAGACGCTGGGCTCTGGCGTTCTGGTCGAACTGATGCCCGGCATCGAAGCGTATTGCGCTTTCAGCGGCGCCGGCTCGAAGTTCTTCCGTCTGCAAGAGACCTGCGGGTTTCGGATCATCTCGATCAACGCGCCGGACCGCCGTCTGACGCTGGAATATCGCTATGACGCCGCGCCCCCGCCGGAAGAAGCATCCGAGGACGCCGCCCAAAACCGCGATCGCGAGCTGGTCGCCGTTTAA
- the rplU gene encoding 50S ribosomal protein L21 — MYAIVELNGKQYQVEKGRYIVVDRLSQAPDEIVAIDNVLMVVNGDQSLVGAPFVSGAHAVGKVLTHFRGPKVLVYKMRCKKGYRLKNGHRQEYTRLQIDDLTLPGETSSSAKPKAKAASKKAAAPESESEQAPATSEES, encoded by the coding sequence ATGTACGCAATCGTTGAATTGAACGGAAAACAGTACCAGGTGGAAAAAGGTCGCTACATTGTAGTGGACCGTCTTTCCCAAGCGCCGGATGAGATCGTGGCGATCGACAACGTGTTGATGGTCGTCAATGGCGATCAGAGTCTGGTTGGCGCGCCCTTTGTGTCCGGGGCCCACGCGGTCGGTAAAGTGCTGACGCATTTTCGCGGGCCGAAGGTGCTGGTCTACAAAATGCGCTGCAAAAAAGGCTATCGCCTGAAAAATGGCCATCGTCAGGAATACACGCGTTTGCAGATCGACGATCTGACGCTGCCGGGCGAAACGTCTTCTTCGGCGAAACCCAAGGCCAAGGCGGCTTCTAAAAAAGCGGCCGCTCCCGAATCGGAGTCTGAGCAGGCTCCGGCGACTTCAGAGGAATCGTAA
- the rpmA gene encoding 50S ribosomal protein L27, translated as MAHKKGVGSTRNGRDSESKRLGVKLFGGQQVRAGAIIIRQRGTKYHPGVNVGVGRDYTLFALTDGVIAFSKARGLTRVSVVHGVA; from the coding sequence ATGGCACATAAAAAGGGCGTCGGTTCCACTCGCAACGGACGCGACAGCGAATCCAAACGTCTGGGCGTCAAGCTCTTTGGCGGTCAACAGGTGCGAGCCGGGGCGATTATCATTCGCCAGCGCGGCACCAAGTATCATCCGGGCGTCAATGTTGGCGTGGGCCGCGATTATACGCTGTTCGCCCTGACCGATGGGGTCATCGCCTTCAGCAAGGCCCGCGGTTTGACCCGCGTCAGCGTCGTCCACGGCGTGGCGTAA
- the obgE gene encoding GTPase ObgE translates to MQFVDKVTIQILSGAGGDGMVAWRREKYEPFGGPAGGDGGKGGDVWLEASESLNTLLEFRYESLFHAEDGHKGRPKNMHGRGGEDLILKVPCGTIVRDHESGFAVADLTEPGQRALVAAGGRGGRGNSRFTSSRRQAPQFCEPGEPGIPRTLDLELKLIAEVGLIGLPNAGKSTLISVISAARPKIADYPFTTLTPNLGVVRKPNGDGVLVADIPGLIEGASEGAGLGHEFLRHVERTRVLLHLVDMSADMLDDAADSDAPLQNYRLIRTELARYSERLASKPQLVALTKADVVSPEQADALAARFAQELGGAPLFVISAATRQGLEPLMEALFEALAAAPDETAVVELMVDVKATNHDDSAFEVHRKGKAFHVSGGKVERLMGVMDPRNRAAVMRTMNILRAMGVMRALEREGIRAGQAVHIAGHTFEYLPDDDGIAQGAATPNEPEPESGEP, encoded by the coding sequence ATGCAGTTCGTCGACAAAGTGACGATTCAGATTTTATCCGGCGCCGGGGGAGATGGCATGGTGGCGTGGCGTCGCGAGAAATACGAGCCGTTTGGCGGCCCGGCGGGCGGCGATGGCGGCAAGGGGGGCGATGTCTGGCTGGAGGCCAGCGAATCGCTCAATACGCTGCTGGAATTTCGTTATGAGTCGCTTTTTCACGCTGAGGACGGGCATAAGGGCAGACCCAAAAACATGCATGGTCGCGGCGGCGAGGATCTCATCCTCAAAGTCCCCTGTGGGACGATTGTGCGTGATCATGAGAGCGGCTTTGCGGTGGCGGATCTGACCGAGCCGGGCCAGCGGGCGCTGGTGGCGGCGGGGGGGCGCGGCGGGCGTGGCAATTCGCGCTTTACATCCTCGCGGCGTCAGGCCCCGCAGTTCTGCGAGCCCGGCGAGCCCGGTATTCCGCGCACGCTGGATCTTGAACTGAAATTAATCGCCGAAGTCGGCCTCATTGGCCTGCCCAATGCCGGAAAATCAACATTGATCAGCGTCATCAGCGCGGCGCGGCCTAAAATCGCGGATTACCCCTTTACCACCCTCACGCCGAATCTCGGCGTTGTGCGTAAACCTAACGGCGATGGGGTTCTGGTCGCCGATATCCCCGGTCTGATTGAAGGAGCCAGCGAAGGCGCGGGTCTGGGGCATGAGTTTCTGCGTCACGTCGAGCGTACGCGCGTCTTGCTGCATCTGGTGGACATGAGCGCCGACATGCTGGACGATGCGGCTGACTCGGACGCCCCTCTTCAGAATTATCGTTTGATTCGCACGGAATTGGCTCGTTACAGCGAGCGTTTGGCGTCAAAACCGCAACTGGTTGCCCTGACCAAGGCCGACGTCGTTTCGCCCGAGCAGGCCGATGCGCTGGCCGCGCGCTTTGCCCAGGAATTGGGCGGCGCGCCGCTTTTCGTGATTTCCGCTGCGACGCGTCAGGGACTGGAGCCCCTCATGGAGGCGCTCTTTGAGGCGCTCGCCGCTGCGCCGGATGAAACGGCTGTGGTGGAGCTGATGGTCGACGTCAAGGCGACCAATCACGATGACAGCGCCTTTGAGGTGCATCGCAAGGGCAAGGCCTTCCACGTCAGCGGCGGCAAAGTCGAGCGCCTGATGGGCGTTATGGACCCGCGCAACCGCGCTGCCGTGATGCGCACCATGAACATCCTGCGCGCCATGGGCGTCATGCGGGCGCTGGAGCGCGAAGGCATCCGCGCCGGCCAGGCCGTGCATATCGCCGGCCACACCTTCGAGTATCTGCCCGATGACGACGGCATCGCCCAAGGCGCGGCGACGCCCAACGAGCCCGAGCCCGAGAGTGGAGAGCCATAG
- a CDS encoding M23 family metallopeptidase — MIFADPSRARTCFTKGRLLLACAALATLGAVAVSLAQAPLPQKNPLAESRQQAPADERVTLSAPSVKQGESLLITILHPRADLTAASAWLAGVKTPLFAQADGSLQGLAPVRVNQKPGRYAIKIQNPRGETIYEDAITVADGRYSRQNIVTTAKMGGLQPEPGELEAVGALKTATGPARYWQLPFLAPTPDCMNSPYGNLRYHNGAFTGEYHKGLDLRAPQGRPVRATTGGVVKIARFYRLHGGTVGIDHGQGVSSIYIHLSKILVTPGQRVNAGDTVGRVGATGFATGPHLHWGLFVNGLPVNPRQWAFSPAC, encoded by the coding sequence GTGATTTTTGCCGACCCTTCCCGAGCCCGCACCTGTTTTACCAAAGGCCGCCTGCTACTGGCGTGCGCCGCGCTGGCCACCCTTGGCGCCGTGGCCGTGTCGCTGGCGCAGGCGCCCCTTCCACAGAAAAATCCGCTTGCAGAGAGTCGACAACAGGCCCCTGCAGACGAGCGCGTCACCCTGTCTGCGCCCAGCGTCAAACAGGGCGAAAGCCTGCTGATCACGATTCTGCATCCGCGCGCCGACCTGACTGCGGCGAGCGCCTGGCTGGCTGGCGTCAAAACGCCGCTATTTGCCCAGGCAGACGGCTCGCTGCAAGGGCTCGCCCCGGTGCGCGTGAATCAGAAGCCGGGGCGTTATGCGATTAAAATCCAGAATCCGCGCGGCGAGACGATTTATGAAGACGCCATCACCGTCGCCGACGGGCGCTATTCCCGCCAGAATATCGTGACCACGGCCAAAATGGGCGGTCTCCAGCCCGAGCCCGGAGAACTGGAAGCCGTCGGCGCGCTGAAAACGGCGACCGGCCCCGCGCGGTACTGGCAATTGCCGTTTCTTGCGCCGACGCCCGATTGTATGAATTCCCCCTACGGTAATCTGCGCTATCATAACGGCGCATTTACGGGCGAATACCACAAGGGGCTTGATTTACGCGCCCCCCAAGGACGTCCCGTGCGCGCAACGACGGGCGGCGTCGTTAAAATTGCCCGCTTTTACCGATTACACGGCGGCACTGTCGGGATTGATCACGGGCAAGGGGTCAGTTCGATTTATATTCACCTGTCGAAAATACTGGTCACGCCGGGTCAGCGCGTCAACGCGGGCGACACCGTGGGACGGGTCGGCGCAACCGGGTTTGCGACCGGGCCGCATCTGCATTGGGGACTGTTTGTGAATGGGCTGCCCGTTAACCCGCGTCAGTGGGCGTTTTCTCCCGCCTGCTAA
- a CDS encoding carbohydrate porin, translated as MTLKRMTPALLAASVFLSGAAGLFIGSMTPANAITSVDELSDVNRNHWAFEALRDLVEKYDVIEGYPDGTFRGNRFPTRWEMAAALNALVKTVGRDLARLGAEKADKKDLQTLARLQEEFRNELNALNGRVKSLEDRASAIEAKNDEQDSRLTLLEKTQIHGDFSVGVLSDISRQNVRAVGSRQSGVLDGLSAVGRLRLALDVPVKDENEESKIGRGDLYTRLVAAFGRNATQDGIPSYSGYSRISADADKLNNDGLFTSSDQSDFTGVNSRSNLYLESAYYKQNFKSGIPVLTSWMGLLPEGEGWETTGDLYVGVVPWRFLFDKSPYRGNELTQFQNTSLVNTPGIAVNVNQPMIAYQMHQGLGKSANLDLTAAFGSIDVGDVMDGMNVSYEARLNYITSFLGDDWAKPGSIYGGGYHIWRQGNSLASLDLSPVNRTAALGGSPVTRTVFERDTSNAFYVGMNQEWWGGIGTFVNYTLANSADGNFLFNSQNQLLGANTAFLRDSIGVGVRQALSVGLSVPMSAVAPGWRDEDVLGVGYAMVDFHEQGLSATGRSNRAPAATVRDGRGLDTSMEKVLEVYYKMQATDNISVVPSAQFLFNRLGLGGNGFTTVVGVRTNFLF; from the coding sequence ATGACATTAAAAAGAATGACGCCTGCGCTGCTTGCAGCCAGCGTGTTCCTGTCTGGCGCTGCCGGGCTGTTCATTGGCTCGATGACGCCGGCGAACGCCATTACCAGCGTCGACGAACTGTCGGACGTCAACCGCAATCACTGGGCGTTTGAAGCTCTCCGTGATCTGGTTGAGAAATACGACGTCATTGAGGGTTATCCGGATGGCACCTTCCGGGGCAACCGCTTCCCGACCCGTTGGGAAATGGCCGCCGCGCTCAATGCGTTGGTGAAAACGGTTGGTCGCGATCTCGCCCGCCTCGGCGCCGAGAAAGCCGATAAAAAAGACCTGCAAACCCTCGCCCGTCTTCAGGAAGAGTTCCGCAATGAGCTGAACGCCCTGAACGGCCGCGTGAAGTCCCTGGAAGATCGCGCCTCTGCCATCGAAGCGAAAAACGATGAGCAGGACAGCCGCCTGACCTTGCTGGAAAAAACCCAGATTCATGGGGATTTCAGCGTCGGCGTCCTGAGCGATATCAGCCGTCAGAACGTTCGCGCCGTCGGCTCCAGACAGTCCGGCGTGCTGGATGGTCTGTCGGCCGTGGGTCGCCTGCGCCTGGCGCTGGATGTCCCGGTTAAAGACGAGAACGAAGAATCCAAAATCGGTCGCGGTGACTTGTACACCCGTCTGGTGGCGGCCTTTGGCCGTAACGCCACGCAAGATGGCATCCCGTCGTACTCCGGTTATTCGCGCATCTCTGCTGATGCCGATAAACTGAACAACGATGGTCTGTTCACCTCCAGCGATCAGTCGGATTTCACCGGCGTGAATTCGCGCAGCAACCTGTACCTGGAATCTGCTTACTACAAGCAGAACTTCAAGTCGGGCATCCCGGTGCTGACCAGCTGGATGGGACTTCTGCCGGAAGGCGAAGGCTGGGAAACGACTGGCGACCTGTACGTCGGCGTCGTGCCGTGGCGCTTCCTCTTTGACAAGAGCCCGTACCGCGGCAACGAACTGACCCAGTTCCAAAACACCTCGCTGGTGAACACGCCTGGTATCGCTGTCAACGTCAATCAGCCGATGATTGCCTATCAAATGCACCAGGGTCTTGGCAAAAGCGCCAACCTGGATTTGACGGCCGCCTTCGGTTCCATCGACGTGGGCGACGTGATGGACGGGATGAACGTGTCTTATGAAGCGCGTTTAAACTACATCACCAGCTTCCTCGGCGACGATTGGGCCAAACCGGGCAGCATCTACGGCGGTGGCTACCACATCTGGCGTCAGGGCAACAGCCTTGCCTCGCTGGATCTGAGCCCTGTCAACCGGACCGCAGCCTTGGGCGGCAGCCCTGTCACCCGCACGGTGTTTGAGCGTGATACCTCCAACGCCTTCTACGTCGGGATGAACCAGGAATGGTGGGGCGGCATCGGCACGTTCGTCAACTACACGCTGGCGAATTCGGCCGACGGCAACTTCCTGTTCAATAGCCAGAACCAGTTGCTGGGCGCCAACACCGCGTTCCTGCGCGACAGCATCGGCGTCGGCGTTCGCCAGGCCCTCAGTGTGGGCTTGAGCGTTCCGATGTCCGCCGTTGCCCCAGGCTGGCGTGATGAAGACGTTCTTGGCGTCGGTTACGCCATGGTCGACTTCCACGAGCAAGGCCTGAGCGCGACCGGTCGCTCCAACAGAGCGCCCGCGGCGACGGTTCGCGATGGTCGCGGTCTCGATACCTCCATGGAAAAAGTGCTTGAGGTGTACTACAAAATGCAGGCCACCGATAACATCTCCGTGGTGCCGAGCGCGCAATTCCTGTTCAACCGTTTAGGTCTGGGCGGCAATGGCTTCACCACCGTTGTCGGCGTCCGTACGAACTTCCTGTTCTAA
- the tgt gene encoding tRNA guanosine(34) transglycosylase Tgt: MDQPPSFEFQLQAAVATPWGEARAAALRTPHGVIHTPAFMPVGTHGAVKALTWPQLRDTGAEIVLANAFHLYLRPGHEAIARAGGLHGWMNWQAPILTDSGGFQAFSLAKIREVTDDGVRFQDPRNGDTHFLGPRESMAIQNALGADIIMAFDECPPANASREYVAASLDKTHRWLAACVTHHARPAEQALFPIVQGGLFEELRAESAVFASQFAGCGVAIGGVSVGESREDVNRIVAHTAPLLPRDKARYLMGVGTPQDLLCAIARGIDMFDCVMPTRIARHGSFFSAQGRRILKNAEFAEDPGPLEAGCDCYTCRHHSRAYVQHLIRLGEWTAFTLISIHNIAFLVRLAQDARAAILAGTFDAFFERHMTGLRDPSCE; the protein is encoded by the coding sequence ATGGATCAGCCGCCCTCGTTTGAGTTTCAGTTACAGGCCGCCGTCGCCACGCCTTGGGGAGAGGCGCGCGCCGCCGCGTTGAGGACGCCTCACGGCGTGATTCACACCCCTGCCTTTATGCCGGTGGGCACCCATGGAGCCGTGAAAGCGCTCACATGGCCGCAACTTCGAGACACCGGCGCAGAAATCGTTCTGGCGAATGCGTTTCACCTGTATCTCAGGCCCGGACATGAGGCCATCGCCCGCGCAGGCGGCCTGCACGGCTGGATGAACTGGCAAGCGCCTATTCTGACCGATTCTGGCGGATTTCAAGCGTTCAGCCTGGCGAAAATCCGTGAAGTTACCGACGATGGCGTCCGGTTTCAGGATCCGCGCAATGGGGATACGCATTTTCTCGGTCCCCGCGAGTCGATGGCGATTCAAAACGCGTTGGGCGCGGATATTATCATGGCATTTGACGAATGTCCGCCCGCCAACGCCTCGCGGGAGTATGTGGCAGCCTCGCTCGACAAGACGCATCGCTGGCTGGCGGCCTGCGTCACCCATCACGCCCGGCCTGCGGAACAGGCGCTGTTTCCGATTGTTCAGGGCGGGCTGTTTGAGGAATTACGGGCCGAAAGCGCCGTCTTTGCGTCACAGTTTGCGGGCTGTGGCGTCGCCATCGGCGGGGTAAGCGTGGGAGAATCGCGTGAAGACGTCAATCGCATTGTGGCGCACACGGCGCCCCTGCTGCCGCGCGACAAGGCCCGCTATCTGATGGGCGTCGGCACGCCTCAAGACTTGCTATGCGCCATCGCGCGCGGCATTGACATGTTTGATTGCGTGATGCCCACCCGGATTGCGCGACATGGGTCATTTTTCAGCGCGCAAGGCCGCCGTATTCTTAAAAACGCCGAATTTGCCGAAGATCCTGGACCGCTGGAAGCCGGCTGCGATTGCTACACATGTCGCCATCATAGTCGGGCGTACGTGCAGCATTTGATTCGCCTGGGCGAGTGGACGGCCTTTACGCTGATTTCGATTCACAACATCGCCTTTCTCGTGCGGCTGGCCCAGGACGCCCGCGCCGCGATTCTGGCCGGGACGTTCGACGCCTTCTTCGAGCGCCACATGACGGGGTTACGCGACCCGTCATGTGAATAG
- a CDS encoding NAD(+)/NADH kinase, whose amino-acid sequence MNPPSPLRTVTIVHNVATDPQCAALKTAQTVLERHGVRVCVATVNGYERPALTPDSAHPDLAIVIGGDGTVLRATRVFCEKRVPIVGINLGNLGFLARIDPERAPDYLERLISGQYALEERLMLRVNTPTGDDCEIPAPARPHVAALALNDAMVKNANPSQMASFRLFINETPVAAYDADGVIIATPTGSTAYTVSAGGPVISPQAAVLAITPICPHSLSNKPLIVPSDTRIRIEAASDNARMLLALDGMESGAIGPGESLTVEKAPEPMRFVVFGPKEEDFYWLLKTKLHWARNPRWRPGDSEG is encoded by the coding sequence GTGAATCCGCCATCGCCTTTGCGTACGGTGACGATCGTTCATAACGTCGCCACGGATCCTCAATGCGCGGCGCTGAAGACAGCGCAAACGGTTCTGGAACGTCACGGGGTACGCGTCTGCGTCGCAACAGTCAACGGCTATGAACGACCTGCGCTCACGCCTGATTCTGCGCATCCCGATTTAGCCATTGTTATTGGCGGCGATGGCACCGTGTTACGCGCCACGCGCGTCTTTTGCGAGAAGCGCGTGCCGATTGTGGGGATTAATCTGGGCAATCTGGGCTTTCTGGCCCGCATTGATCCCGAACGCGCGCCGGATTACCTCGAACGGCTCATCAGCGGCCAATACGCGCTTGAAGAGCGGTTGATGCTGCGCGTCAATACGCCCACGGGCGACGATTGCGAGATTCCCGCGCCTGCGCGCCCGCATGTCGCCGCCCTGGCGCTGAATGACGCCATGGTAAAAAATGCGAATCCGAGCCAAATGGCCTCGTTTCGTCTCTTTATCAACGAAACGCCTGTCGCGGCTTACGACGCCGACGGCGTGATTATTGCAACGCCTACAGGCTCAACGGCTTACACGGTCTCCGCCGGAGGACCCGTGATTTCGCCCCAGGCCGCCGTCCTTGCCATTACGCCGATCTGCCCGCACAGCCTGTCCAACAAGCCGCTTATTGTGCCGTCGGACACGCGCATCCGCATTGAGGCGGCCTCAGACAACGCCCGTATGCTACTTGCGCTCGACGGAATGGAAAGCGGCGCGATCGGACCCGGCGAGTCGCTGACCGTCGAAAAAGCGCCCGAACCGATGCGCTTTGTCGTCTTTGGCCCCAAGGAAGAAGACTTCTACTGGCTTCTGAAAACCAAGCTCCACTGGGCCCGCAACCCCCGCTGGCGTCCCGGCGATTCGGAAGGATAG
- a CDS encoding 23S rRNA (pseudouridine(1915)-N(3))-methyltransferase RlmH, with amino-acid sequence MEIVILAVGKLKRDFQYLETGVNEYLKRLRPYANVSLVEIPDEAITAAMPAERVLSREGERILAQWEKAAVRVALSERGESLDSIAFARRLSEWGERAARHADPSNGGTRPRGSGPMIMVIGGALGLSSSVLTAADWTVSLSPLTFPHPLARLVVAEQLYRAFRILRNEPYHK; translated from the coding sequence GTGGAGATTGTCATTCTGGCGGTCGGCAAGCTGAAACGGGATTTCCAGTATCTGGAAACCGGCGTCAACGAGTATTTAAAGCGACTTCGCCCCTATGCAAACGTCTCGCTGGTAGAGATTCCAGACGAAGCGATCACTGCCGCCATGCCAGCAGAGCGGGTATTGTCGCGCGAGGGCGAGCGGATTCTGGCCCAGTGGGAGAAGGCGGCGGTTCGCGTGGCCCTGAGCGAGCGCGGCGAATCGCTGGATTCGATCGCCTTCGCGCGCCGCCTGAGCGAATGGGGCGAACGCGCCGCCCGGCATGCGGATCCTTCAAACGGAGGTACCCGCCCTCGGGGATCGGGCCCTATGATAATGGTGATCGGCGGGGCGCTGGGGCTTTCTTCGTCCGTCCTCACTGCGGCGGACTGGACGGTTTCCCTGTCTCCCCTGACCTTTCCCCATCCGCTGGCGCGGCTGGTGGTGGCGGAACAGCTTTATCGCGCGTTCCGAATTCTGCGCAACGAACCATATCACAAGTGA